In Arachis stenosperma cultivar V10309 chromosome 1, arast.V10309.gnm1.PFL2, whole genome shotgun sequence, one DNA window encodes the following:
- the LOC130967537 gene encoding disease resistance protein RUN1-like, translating to MANADAGESSKTNKSNYDIFLSFRGEDTRHTFTGYLYEALCRKGIKTFMDNENLRIGDSIGPNLLKAIEHSRISIVVFSENYAASKWCLDELVKILECRNEKNMLLFPIFYKVAPSDVRYQRNSYEKAMAAHELRYGCGSEKVKKWRSALFDVSQISGHVLREGYEYKFIQDIVCKADAKLLSSKQLHFDEDMVGLQFRVEEVKSLLDLKSSDSTSMVGIYGIGGIGKTTLAKALYNTICNQFEGACFLFDVRKTSNQEKGQVHLQQTLLLELLEEGKIKFSSVEKGISILKDRLAGKKVLVVLDDVDNMEQLRALAGKCGWFGSGSRIIITTRNKYLLIAHQVKSIYEMKLLNVYESLELFCLNAFKMSSPATNYDDLSIRAIGYAKGLPLALKVIGSNLIGKDLNEWKSALKKYKRNPHRDIQSILRISYDSLESNEKDIFLGIACFFNGQRLEYVKRIFDGCEFYTEDGLRILIDRSLITVEDGYLRMHDLIQDMGRDVVKQEAPKDAAERSRLWLRDDVLQVLTENRGSSKIEGIKLDCLEENLISRSFEEMKKLRILIVRNTSFSFGPIHLPNQLRLLEWKGFPSKSFPPDFYPKKIAAFNLRCSPLVLKKPFQKFEHLTYMNFSYCQSITRIPDVSGAKNLTELILNKCKKLVKVDESVGFLPNLVYLSASGCIQLRSFLPRIFLPSLEFLSFDMCRRLAFFPDIVGTMDKPLKICMKDTAIRELPPSFANLSGLGYLDMSSCKQLQNLPSKLFVLPNFVTLKIGGCPQLRESFTQFKGCDSRAECWPNLETLHFCNASLSDEDLYVIVHSFPKLRELNVSSNCFVSIPAYIKESINLTTLDVSYCLKLQQIPELPSTVQKVDARHCDSLTAESSSMLWSQVFTEINRLEVVMPETKIPEWLDYHGHRETPIFWARGKFPVVALAFVFDKINYQAVKMHLFIDNEYINVQSQHLIFNIAEDHVLLCDLRVLFRVEEWKRLDARFRHDNCWKSIQVKCEPDIILKDWGVHVYKKETNMADIQFSCPYPATLGSGSFMGLNLNIIWVPRDWVEEGSATGTDSSSDVEELDTILQVKEASCSKSVMVLDNSSPCADSCSCCFSAGSSSFKKLLGFKGRRRLSINMISSCPEDYDLDDIDFRNQEPLSFSENLQTVMENLRRFTAPRQKKCVSNRDHDNDRLKWLAETEILSDGEYEDEDEESDSEA from the exons ATGGCAAATGCAGATGCAGGTGAATCTTCTAAAACCAACAAGAGTAACTACGACATTTTCTTGAGCTTTAGGGGTGAGGACACGCGTCACACCTTCACAGGTTATCTCTACGAAGCTTTGTGCCGCAAGGGAATCAAAACCTTCATGGACAATGAGAATCTGAGGATAGGGGACTCTATTGGACCTAATCTTCTTAAAGCAATTGAACATTCAAGGATTTCGATTGTTGTTTTCTCTGAAAATTATGCTGCTTCCAAGTGGTGCCTTGATGAACTCGTGAAGATCCTCGAGTGCCGGAACGAGAAGAATATGCTCTTGTTTCCAATCTTCTACAAAGTAGCTCCCTCTGATGTACGGTATCAGAGAAACAGTTATGAAAAAGCCATGGCTGCTCACGAACTTAGGTATGGTTGTGGCTCTGAGAAGGTGAAGAAATGGAGGTCAGCATTGTTTGATGTATCCCAAATTTCAGGACATGTTTTGAGAGAGGG GTATGAATACAAGTTCATTCAAGATATTGTTTGCAAGGCCGATGCTAAATTACTATCTTCGAAACAGTTACACTTTGATGAGGACATGGTTGGGCTGCAGTTTAGAGTTGAGGAAGTGAAGTCACTTCTAGATCTCAAGTCTAGTGACAGCACTTCCATGGTGGGGATTTATGGAATTGGTGGTATTGGCAAAACAACACTTGCGAAAGCTTTGTATAACACCATCTGCAACCAGTTTGAAGGAGCTTGTTTTCTCTTCGATGTCAGAAAAACTTCAAATCAAGAGAAGGGGCAAGTGCATCTGCAACAAACTCTCTTGTTGGAACTGTTGGAGGAGGGAAAAATCAAGTTTAGCAGCGTAGAAAAAGGGATCTCTATATTGAAAGACAGACTTGCTGGAAAAAAAGTCCTTGTAGTCCTTGATGATGTTGACAACATGGAACAATTAAGAGCATTGGCAGGAAAATGTGGTTGGTTTGGTTCCGGGAGCAGGATTATTATAACAACAAGGAATAAATATTTACTAATAGCTCATCAGGTCAAGAGCATTTATGAGATGAAATTGTTAAATGTCTACGAATCTCTTGAGCTCTTTTGTCTGAATGCATTCAAAATGAGTAGTCCTGCAACAAACTATGATGACCTTTCCATTAGAGCAATAGGGTATGCCAAAGGGCTTCCATTGGCTTTAAAAGTTATAGGCTCTAATTTGATCGGCAAAGATTTAAATGAGTGGAAGTCTGCATTGAAGAAATATAAGCGGAATCCTCATAGAGATATTCAAAGCATTTTAAGAATAAGCTATGATAGTTTAGAAAGCAATGAGAAGGACATTTTTCTTGGCATCGCGTGCTTCTTCAATGGGCAGAGGTTGGAATATGTGAAAAGAATATTTGACGGGTGTGAGTTCTACACGGAAGATGGTCTTAGAATACTTATTGATAGATCTCTCATAACAGTTGAAGATGGTTACTTGAGGATGCATGATCTAATACAGGACATGGGTAGAGATGTTGTAAAGCAGGAGGCGCCAAAAGATGCCGCTGAACGTAGTAGATTATGGCTTAGAGACGATGTCCTTCAAGTACTAACTGAAAATAGA GGAAGTAGCAAAATTGAAGGGATAAAGCTTGATTGCCTGGAAGAAAATTTGATTTCTAGATCCTTTGAGGAGATGAAGAAGCTTAGAATTCTCATCGTACGGAACACAAGCTTCTCATTCGGACCTATTCATCTACCAAACCAGTTAAGGCTGCTTGAATGGAAGGGTTTCCCTTCAAAATCTTTCCCACCAGATTTTTATCCCAAGAAAATTGCTGCCTTCAACTTACGTTGCAGTCCTCTTGTATTGAAAAAACCATTTCAG AAATTTGAGCATTTGACCTACATGAATTTCTCCTATTGTCAATCCATCACTAGAATTCCTGATGTTTCTGGAGCAAAAAATTTAACAGAATTGATACTTAATAAATGCAAGAAACTGGTAAAGGTTGATGAATCGGTCGGTTTTCTCCCTAACCTTGTTTACTTAAGTGCTTCCGGATGCATTCAACTAAGAAGCTTTCTGCCAAGAATCTTTTTGCCGTCTCTTGAATTCCTTTCCTTTGACATGTGTAGAAGACTTGCATTCTTTCCAGACATAGTGGGAACAATGGATAAGCCATTAAAAATTTGTATGAAAGATACTGCTATTAGAGAGCTTCCACCTTCCTTTGCCAATCTTAGTGGACTTGGTTACTTGGATATGTCAAGTTGTAAGCAACTCCAAAATCTACCAAGTAAGCTATTTGTGTTGCCAAATTTTGTCACATTAAAAATTGGAGGGTGCCCTCAACTTCGGGAATCATTTACGCAGTTCAAAGGATGCGATTCTAGAGCAGAGTGCTGGCCAAATCTAGAGACTTTGCATTTCTGCAATGCCAGTCTATCAGATGAAGATCTTTATGTGATTGTACATAGTTTCCCAAAGCTGAGAGAATTAAATGTGTCATCGAACTGTTTTGTATCAATCCCAGCGTACATTAAGGAATCTATTAACTTGACAACTCTTGATGTGAGTTATTGCCTGAAGCTACAGCAAATTCCAGAACTGCCCTCTACTGTTCAGAAAGTAGATGCAAGACACTGCGATTCCTTAACAGCTGAGTCATCAAGTATGCTATGGTCACAG GTGTTTACAGAGATTAATAGATTAGAAGTTGTGATGCCCGAAACAAAGATTCCAGAATGGTTGGACTATCATGGCCATCGTGAGACTCCCATTTTCTGGGCTCGTGGCAAGTTCCCTGTTGTGGCTTTGGCCTTTGTGTTCGACAAAATAAACTATCAAGCTGTTAAAATGCACTTGTTCATTGACAATGAGTATATAAATGTTCAAAGCCAACATCTTATTTTCAATATAGCAGAAGATCATGTGCTGTTGTGCGACCTGCGTGTTTTATTCAGAGTTGAGGAGTGGAAGAGGCTTGATGCTCGTTTCCGACATGATAATTGTTGGAAGTCCATCCAGGTGAAGTGTGAACCAGACATCATCCTGAAAGACTGGGGGGTTCATGTATATAAGAAAGAAACAAACATGGCTGATATCCAATTCTCATGTCCATATCCAGCTACCTTAGGATCTGGATCGTTTATGGGTTTAAACTTGAACATAATATGGGTACCAAGAGATTGGGTGGAGGAAGGAAGTGCAACAGGAACAGATTCCTCAAGTGATGTGGAAGAATTGGATACTATTTTACAAGTAAAAGAAGCATCATGCTCAAAAAGTGTCATGGTACTTGACAATTCAAGTCCTTGTGCTGACTCTTGCAGCTGCTGCTTCTCAGCCGGATCGTCATCTTTCAAGAAACTTCTTGGTTTTAAGGGCAGAAGACGATTGTCAATAAATATGATCAGTTCATGTCCGGAAGATTATGATCTTGATGATATTGATTTTAGGAACCAAGAGCCTCTTTCCTTCTCAGAGAACCTCCAAACTGTGATGGAAAACTTGAGGAGGTTTACGGCTCCAAGACAAAAGAAATGCGTGAGCAACAGAGACCATGACAATGATAGGTTGAAATGGCTGGCTGAGACAGAGATATTAAGTGATGGCGAGTACGAGGACGAGGATGAAGAGTCAGATTCAGAAGCATAG